A window from Cryptomeria japonica chromosome 1, Sugi_1.0, whole genome shotgun sequence encodes these proteins:
- the LOC131040631 gene encoding heterogeneous nuclear ribonucleoprotein Q-like, whose translation MFRAFEDEEDDGLLSFLSLDCQKPLYIYQVLVLLLHHFVFPILKMMANSSEEEIDIGGYDEEPEAQSMELQAENYIGQQDSDVDITQNDEDRQETESGDDDEVEGVYDASNASEGSSEDEDSREHENNEVGIVFDREKDEEDEELLALPPHGTQIFIANLSREVTEEDLRNLCRVCGEVVDITIDWEENTQRTHAFVTFTSKRVADRAIRELNGRVCKDREIRVLKHQAKNRLFLGNIPSHLKEEDVAKRVSEQGPGFEHIQLIKGADDSSRNRRFGFADYYNHACAEKSMKNMIRSQFMLEGKVITVQWAKNNGSSERMKQVHVSNLPENVTEEQMRELFSPHGEITKVLLFPLKNYGFVHFAEHPSALKAIDKSEKYVIEGHELIASMARQKGERKPPSQQSMGHYSYPSRIPNYTHYGQSQQSMGHYSYPSQMPNYPYYVYGANNAYESTRLDNGRTAYMLQSPTNLMGAFAAPFISPGSASYGTISNSNRSSGGIRSDYSPTERNYSIRSSGERRSYNRLDQRNYSIRSSGDRRSQGSPAQRNYSIRSSGDRRSLYSPAQRNYSIRSSGDRRSHYSPAQRDYSIRANGERRSHYSPAETNYSIRSIGERRSHCNPTERSSRNYGSRKSGRNDERPSRSRRFGPY comes from the coding sequence ATGTTTCGAGCATTTGAAGACGAAGAGGACGACGgtttattgtcatttttatctttagactgtCAAAAACCATTATATATTTACCAAGTTTTGGTGCTTTTGTTGCATCATTTTGTGTTTCCAATTCTGAAGATGATGGCCAATTCCAGTGAGGAGGAAATCGACATTGGTGGATATGACGAAGAGCCTGAAGCTCAATCCATGGAATTGCAAGCAGAGAATTATATTGGGCAACAAGATAGTGATGTTGATATTACACAGAACGATGAGGATCGACAAGAAACAGAGTCTggtgatgatgatgaagttgaagggGTTTATGATGCTTCAAATGCTTCGGAAGGATCTTCTGAAGATGAAGATTCTCGGGAACATGAGAATAATGAAGTAGGTATTGTGTTTGATagagaaaaagatgaagaagatgaggaattgTTGGCTCTTCCTCCTCATGGGACTCAAATTTTTATAGCCAATCTCTCTAGAGAAGTTACAGAGGAAGACTTGAGAAATCTCTGCAGAGTATGTGGAGAGGTGGTGGATATTACTATCGATTGGGAAGAAAATACACAGAGGACACATGCCTTTGTTACTTTTACAAGCAAAAGAGTTGCAGACAGGGCCATACGAGAGCTgaatggtagggtttgcaaggatagggaaattagggttttgaaacacCAAGCAAAGAATCGTTTGTTTCTTGGCAACATCCCATCTCATTTGAAAGAAGAGGATGTTGCAAAAAGGGTGTCTGAGCAGGGCCCCGGATTTGAGCACATACAACTGATTAAGGGTGCAGATGATTCCTCAAGGAATCGTAGGTTTGGCTTTGCTGATTACTATAATCATGCCTGTGctgaaaaatcaatgaaaaacatgATACGGTCTCAGTTTATGTTGGAAGGCAAGGTCATAACTGTGCAGTGGGCGAAAAACAATGGTAGCTCTGAACGGATGAAGCAAGTGCATGTGAGTAATTTGCCTGAGAATGTCACAGAAGAACAGATGAGAGAATTGTTTAGCCCACATGGAGAGATCACAAAAGTTCTGCTTTTTCCACTGAAGAATTATGGTTTTGTTCACTTTGCAGAGCATCCCAGTGCTCTGAAAGCAATTGATAAGTCAGAGAAATATGTGATTGAGGGGCATGAGTTGATTGCTAGCATGGCAAGACAAAAAGGTGAGAGAAAACCCCCGTCTCAACAGAGCATGGGACATTACAGCTATCCATCTCGGATACCAAATTATACACATTATGGCCAGTCTCAACAGAGTATGGGACACTACAGCTATCCATCTCAGATGCCAAATTATCCATATTATGTTTATGGTGCAAACAATGCGTATGAAAGCACGAGACTTGATAATGGTAGGACTGCATATATGTTACAATCACCAACAAATTTGATGGGTGCATTTGCAGCTCCGTTTATATCACCTGGATCTGCTTCTTATGGAACTATATCAAATTCAAATAGGTCAAGTGGTGGAATAAGATCTGATTACAGCCCCACtgaaagaaattattcaattagaTCAAGTGGAGAAAGAAGATCTTATAACAGGCTTGAtcaaagaaattattcaattagaTCAAGTGGAGATAGAAGATCTCAAGGCAGTCCTGCTCAAAGAAATTACTCAATTAGATCAAGTGGAGATAGAAGATCTCTTTACAGTCCTGCTCAAAGAAATTACTCAATTAGATCAAGTGGAGATAGAAGATCTCATTACAGTCCTGCTcaaagagattattcaattagagCAAATGGAGAAAGAAGATCTCATTACAGTCCTGCTGAAACAAATTATTCAATTAGATCAATTGGAGAAAGAAGATCTCATTGCAATCCTACTGAAAGAAGTTCAAGGAATTATGGTTCAAGAAAATCAGGTAGGAATGATGAGAGACCGTCAAGAAGCCGACGTTTTGGTCCCTACTGA